TTCTCTTGGAAAAAACTCCTATTTCAGGTGTACTGTGAAAGAAAGAAGATCATTTGTTTTATCTTTGGTCTCACTTGTCccaaaaaatctatttttggaAACTTGACGGACAAAAAAAGGCCTATTTTAGGGGAAGTGATTACAAAAAGATGTGGAATTGCCAGAAGCtgtacaaattttttttaaaaaaacaaatgatgAATGGTAGAATCTTGAAAATTGAGTTGCACATCGAGGAGAGTAGAGAGAACGAAAGACGTACCAGCCTTTTAAAAAGGAACAGCAGCCACTGCTATGATGATCAGGCTGCTGATCATGGTGGATGTAATCAGGAGGCGGATATTGATCGTTAAAATATCCCTGATAACTGGGAGGTCCTGGTGGTGGCGGCGGTGGTGGTGCTTCACCGTAGTACCCAAAAGGTTCTGGCTGTCCTGGAGGAGGATATCCTTCTGGCCCTGGTGGTGGTGGAGCATAACCTAACAATCAagttaaacaaaacaaaatttagtaaaaaatagaaactaatttGGATATAAAATCAGTGTCTTAATTAATTGAACTTGCCTGGTGGAGGATAGGGACCTTCATGAACATGCTGGTAACTCATTGTTTTTGCTTGGGACTGCTACCACTAATGAATTGATGATGAGATTTTAAAGGAGGAAGATTTGGTGTGTGCCTTTAAACTTAGCAGCTAAGGAAAATTTTTCGTATAGGTCACGTTTAACACCTATCCAAATATTATTGTATTCCTCCgtcaatttttatgtaatttacttTGATTTATCATCTGtcttattaaataataatttaattttaagaaaataatttataattatacaaatttttattttttattataaattataaataaaaaaatcaaatctttcttAACAatcaaactaattaaaaataaaatgagaaattataaatatttttttttaaaattcattctttcttaacgaattaaactaattaaaaataaagtgagaAGGAAAgagtatatttattattttatgtactGTCATGTCTATTATGACACCTACTACTTTAACCACTAGCAATATAACACCAAGTAACGATTCACGTGTTGTACTAAAGATGACGCTCTTGCTActtatttgtcattttcttttcttacccAATCTATATGCTTCACCTACCATTTTTCTTAACTAAAGCCGCTTGTTGGCAGTTACATGATTTCATTGTTTGGGTCTATTTATTAACATAAATACAGGAAATTATTGATATTAGAATAAAGTtgtacataatttatttttggtaaaattatgTATTATCTATTAATGTTCTAACTAAAATTTAAAGTGtaaacattttattattaaaaagtaCAGTAAATAATGCGAAAGATGTATtaaacaacaattaattttgtaaCATCACACAAATTTGAAACAATTAAATATAagctaagaaattaaaaatattcatttttggaaatgaaggggaaaatctagaaatttgtctaagttaagaaaatgagttttggtcattttcaatcGATCATAATTTCTAGCTTAGGATGAGTTAGAGATATTTcatgatatggttggaaatttgttggagagatctttccaacgcaGTCGAGTTTGCAGATTTTCGATATCGTGTGACggatttaaggaagggcaaactattcttttcaccaattaatttcctatttcatttttaggggtttattgGGGTAAAAATTAAgtttaggtcagttttagaaaatcaaaatcacGCTTAGgacttggagaagagagaaaagacgAAGGAAAGAGAGAAAAGTCAAGAATTCGCCAAGAACGTCAAGATTTGCTAGTGAATTTCATCGGGGGTGATcactatcaaggtatgtgagatcttttcgtgttgggttagttcacccacgcACCAACTTGTTTAAATTCCGCGATAATGAGTTGGTTATATGataaaaagtgaagttcttgaagaacattgttgaattcttgttagCTGAGTTGTTGCATGCCTAGGGTTGGTTTGCTTCGTGTTTCCGAGTTGTTTTTTGAGtcaaatctattgggtattgagggtactaatgatcctaagtgtttggggaaagaaccatggaagtttagagggtttagagatgaaaatcGAAGGAGAAAAGTTGAGAACGTCTGTCCGTAGGGCCTTGGGGAGCCGCGCCATCCAGAGCATCCCATCTTGACCTCTAAAGTTTGGGGCCAAGTGCCCCACGCCTCTCAAACCGCCAAGGACGCCAGTTCACCCAATTCATCCCCACTCTTTcctactagttcctaagtgatgtacccatgtttcttagttgattccaacattctaaggtacatctaaacatcatgaaatcatccataaacatgagatcatgaatgTTGAacccataatccaattcaaggaaggTTAAGATCAATGTCAAAGAAGTTAAtggtcaagtctagaagttaagaagtaagttaaagCAAAGTTCTTAAGAGTTCTCAAGGGTCTTTAACAATGTTTTagctttgttttaagactcatgtttcaagttaagtaaatagtaaatagtaaaattgaagttcatttattcaaaaatatatgggaactaagtattctcaaagagaattaaaatgttttcacatttaattaagaaaggaaactgagattttcaaAGAGCCTTCaggctagttttcagaaaaaagagtaatagctatataaaatgaagcaagcagggaaactaagattttcAAGATAGCCTCTAAGCATGTCTAATCTCAAATTACAGAACAAGTATGTATgtattaaaaacataagagtcagtatattttgggagtagtactGAGCACCGAACTGAGGACAAGcatgagttcagataactcacatcTCCATGAAACCACGTAGTCACCATGGGTAGAACCCTCTTCGCAGTAGTCTAGCGGATCCATTAGGTTattcaggtcttatacctttggccaGATATAGGATGTGCTGGCAGCGTGAAGTAGATCtatgtatcatcactatatctcttaagtgatgattgtcggttagagaaactcccacaaaagctaaatgtatttatatatatacatcagtttatttgtatttttatatacatcttagAGTTAATTGTATCCTTGTATACATTCAAAGTTTACAATatgttttcaaacaatttttctttatattgcacttgcttttaaatggatttatattgaaataagttgGTTAAATTGAGTTATGTTATTTATgggttgagcagagccaagctAATTATTCCCTCCTACTGtattcaagcttaagttgttgttttaACATtctaactcgcatactcgtacattcagtGCACTAATTATAGTTGACCTGCATCGTATCATGCTGCAGCAGGTAACGAGGATCGGCATCTAGCGTGCTGTTGATTGAGTTGAGCACTCCAGAGTTAGTTGGTGAGCCTtcttgcattccggaggaccCTTTTTACCTATTTTTCAGTAATTTTCTTTATTAGGATGTTACAGGGTTTGTCCTAACATACATCtcagttttagaggcttcatagatagacagttAGATTTTAATCCTTTGAtcttttcattatctttctatttgttaagacttgggttgccaCTTTAGGCTAGTTGAATccttaatatttaaaacattctCAGTTTTTTTCAGTTCAGTTAAGTTTGATTATTATAGTTATTGATTGTTGTATTCCGCTGAGTTAaataagtcaggccaagggtccgCTCGAGGCCAACAATGAACTTCGAGTGCTGGCCATGGTGTAGACTGGGGTGTGACAAATTCTCTCTCAAGAGTTAACACACAAACCTTCATTGAAAAAgtgtttaaattattatatttttcattttattttatatattattatttttcaattatgaataaaagtttcattgtttttattcaaaataattagatGTAAAATATCTTATTTGATCAATGTTTTGTACATTAAAAACTATAGTTATAAACCCGAATATGTCAAtggaattttttattattttccatggtttttattttttatgatcttgttcttttttcataacttcatcttaattattaaaaagtaattgaattattatttaataagtGTTTAGTCTTTATTCTTACAAGACtctacaattttatttattcatttttatgcAACTCTTATGGTAGAGACTATTCATCAAATATAATTCTTATTTCTGTAATTCAATTTGATCTTAGAAGAAGTGATCCTAGCTCATAAAATTCTTGATTAGTTGTCACACAATCTTTTGAGCTACGAAGATTATAAACATTCTATCAATGAGGGAGACACACAAATACATTGATTTTTTGACTCCACCATCATGACAATAACCATATAAAACTTAATTCAAGgaaaagattattttaactACATAAATAAAATCTCAACTTCACGAACTTAAATGCAACATCAGGAAAAAGAATGCAAAAGGTCTTTGACCAACTTCACATATTTATAtgcaatataaaagaaaaatggaagtgCTAAGGGCATCTCTAACCCTacactctattttactctccaaatatagagttcTCTATTGTTTCATACAATCAACTTCAActcaattctctattttactttctaaaaaagaattttttcctctgttcttaatattatattatcatttctctttcattcttattttcttatttcatataaatcatttatttatttttcccgACGATTACTTTATATTCTCatgtgaaaaaaatttaattttttcaaattttttatttaatataagttATATgttattctaaatttttaaatatcataaattgcactgaaaaaatattatataatatataaattaatgaacaaattcaaataaaagtaaaatacgATTACATAAAcattagggataatgcacaagtatcccctcaacctatgtccgacaTCTCGGAGACACagttatactatactaaggtcctattaccccctgaacttattttattaataattttcttctccttttcggcctacgtggcactatcttgtggacctctccaaactagtgccacgtaggccgaaatggggtagaaaattacttataaaataagttcaggcggtaataggaccttagtatagtataactGTGTCTCTGAGAtgtcggacataggttgaggggatacttgtgcattttccttaaGCATACCATAAAACACTCAATTTTTAGAATTAATACGTTGCTCCCATAAATGCTCCACGAATGCATTACTGAGTTCAAACTGAGCATTTTTGtccttaattttattatgtctAGATAAAAATTGTTCAGATAAGAGATTTTCATCTAACACCATTTCTGTCATTGTAGTTGAAGCCTCTACGACATCTTGAATTGGTGCATTAAGATCACGTCCTCAATTCTTACGTCATGTAGTATAATACATGTAGtcattatatcatatatcaCTTTCTTTATCCAAAAATGTGACGGTCTTGCAATAATTGCAAAACTCCGAAACTAGGTTAaaaatcacctatgtaagtgtgaagtgtaagcctcTTCGAAAATGATGATTTTCAAAAGCCCATCTCTTTATGCACTCATGAAACTAggatgtgttcatggctgaaagaACACAATTGTGAGAACCATAAatggtaaagggttaattgtatgacatatttttttctaggtatacaccaatgCTCGACGGTTCAAGGATATCGCATGTACCGCTTGACTGAGTATATCTGACATATGTTCACTAAGGaaactccaaggggaaacctacttattcatatgcaattaattcttgcttgtaaagtacacatacttgtctGTTTCTTTGTCTtggagtcattccccattcatgcgggggattgttgggttttaaaaggtgtggatggaaaatgaaaagttgcgacttttatgaaaaattatgacttttatgaaaggtgaagACCTTTCCGAAAGATTATGATTTTTCCagaggtttgtgacctttccggtaaggcacaataagaacttttttcgcactattctttttttctataaattgagggatttcatctcattttaaaaatataatttctggacttcttctacttctacgtaatctagtattctaagtatACTTTACTGCGGTTGAGTGGCCTATTGACACCAAcattttgggtatcaatacacgGATGATTGAGATCAAACTATCATGGGATGACATATTTCAAATCTAACCTCGGATATTAAAGGGAATAATTTTCTCCTGGAGACACTTTGTATTCAGTGGGTTTGATCTTCTTTCTGCTTTTCCTGATTCTGTATcataggaatacaagatgaacaacattTTACGGGTCATTGAACTTTATGACTAAACTAGTTGTTGATGTAGTATATGGTGGATCGTTCATGAGCAAAGAATTCCCTGAGATTTATGGTTGTCATGAATGAAGTATCAAAGAACCACAGAGCTTGACACACAAATGATGTAGAGGTTGGACCCTTGGGTTCACATTTAAACTCTCAGCtgaacaaagaaagagagaggaagaacgGGACAAAGACATGTCCCAAATGAAAAATCCAAATGGACCTTATCATGAAACATCTCACTGCTGGTCAAGAAAAGGTAAATGTTGTAGGTGCAACAAACTGGTATGAGGAGCAAGATGTTGACTTTGATGAGGAGGCAAAGTATTTGAAAAATCTGGAGTGGGTTTCCGAAATTATAAGTCAGGCAACCAGGGTTATAATGATGTATATCAAGGTAGGAACTATCAGCAAGATGGCCAATATGAGGAAACAGAGAGCAAGACAACTGACAAACACGAGAAGGGAtacaaaaataagtaaaatggTGTGTATGTACCTCCAGGTAACAAAGATCGAACAAGTAGTGGTTCTAGCGGATCGAGGATGGAAGATATGTTTTAAAAAGGTTCTACATATAAGTTTTCGAGTAGATAACAAATACTTTAAACAAAAACAGGATCTACAACAATTGCAATTATGTAAACAAATTAACACAACAGTGGAGATTTGCAGAGACTCAAACTGTACAGTAGCAAAACTCAAAAGTAAAACACTTCATTCAAGTTTAGGGGGTTAGTCAACAGTCAACACCAAATTGAAtactttataaatgtttttatattgataaataaatagctggcaaattaaatattttcatcttttacTCCAGACACACTTGATAAGAAAACAAATCTCTTAAGTTTCTCACACTACTTTGAGAAACTTTAAGTAGTTTCTCACATAATGTGCATTATCATTATGTTATTTGTCTTAGCTTCAACTCTTCGAATATTCTagatttctttttgaaataccTTTAATTAAGTAGTAGATAAATGTTTAACACTTCTTACGAGTTTTAACTGTTATAAAGGGTATGTTGGTCagaataaaataacaaaaaaaaacttcaatggACCATGTTGACATTCAAGATATGTTGGATTGGCTCTATTAATAGtagatttcaaaaattgacaaaCAATACCATGCAGAATTTGAAGAAGCAAGTAGAAGGCACACATCTTGCGCAATTAACTTCTGATTCAATTTCTTCTATTCCACCAATCGAAAAATATAAAGAGGTTATTTTTGATAGACTtcaaatttgtttaatttattatgtcTAAAATACAGTAAGTCAGTATCAAATAAATTAGCACTTAATAATTGAACTTAGCTTTGCACAGAACTCTGAAGCAACATATACTCccttcgtttcaaaaagaatgatttctttcttttttagtctgtttaaaaaagaatcacctcttttcttttttaataacattttagtttcagcttttcaaatgacatgtttaaAATCAAAAGATTGAAGGACAATTTAGTACTTTTgaaccacaagattcaaaattcttttttattttctaaaatttcatgTCAAGTCAAACCATATCacctttttgaaatggaggaaagtaatatttttttcaattattttgatgaaaCCTCTAGTTGATGCTGACTCTATACTCCACATAAGAAAGTAATAATTTCAATGCTTAAAAAGACAATAAAGTTGatggaaattattattttacaatatCTCCTTTAGCATCTTTGTCTTGTagcaaatattttattgatcttCTATATGTCGTAAATTAGaggaataaagaagaaaaagaattgatAAGTCTTTGTTTATTAGTAcctattttttttccctttcacATGAAAAGAATTAAGTGCAATTATTGAAGATGAAAGATAATTGGAGGATGAATTTTGACtgaaaaaacaacaaagaatTGCTCATTTTGTTTAAGAGTACTATAGATCACATGTATGCTCACTCACTTGCATCTctaatcattaattaaaattatttgatacaCATCTATTCTGATCATTATTCTTTACTTGCAGGATTAGATTTATGAAGAATTAGAAGAAACTGAAAAAAGATGGCTCAAGAATGTGGTGCAGTGATAGGTGCCATAGACTTTCTGAAGAGAAGACATTTagataatttcataattaatcatcaattgAACGATGCTAGATGTCAACTAGTATGTGTGTGTCTATTTCAGGCAAAACTTGAGGAGGTTTTCCCTGAGAACACGATATCGACACATGTAGGGGCCTTATTTCAACAAGCTAATGATGGATTTTCTGAGATATGTACTCACATGAATCAACTGTACACCATCAAAATGGCAAAGGTGCTGGAAATATTTAAACTCAACAATGTTGCTGAGCGACTCGAAGCAGGTTCAAAGCCATCAATATCAAGTAGAGAAATGATACTATAGGTGTTGGAAATACTCCGACCCGAGAATATTGCTGAAAAAATCAAAGCTTCAAAGTCGTCTAGCAAAATCACTACTATGGAGATGGTGAGGTTTATCGATTTTTCGCTTACTTATGTAAAGGATCATGCCCTTGTGGATCTGCGATGTCTATGTGCTTTCTTCATATTATGTGCAAGTCGATGCATTGAGCATGAGAATATGCATGATTTCTTCATCCATATTGAGAATGTAGCTTATACTTCACTACAACTATATTTCAAATGGATCGACGAATGTATACATGTGAACATTATGAGGGGCAcagttgatataccgtggtttcacggtataattgatactttttccttaagtttagtgtgtccgaaaagcctttttgtgctagtttttatataagtttctctttgttttgcaggaaactgtccaaagctgaatgcggagatttgagcgaagaaatgcagaagagaccacctacggagcttatgacggtccgtcgtgcttgtgacggtccgtaggtggcagcgtagtgcagctgttgaaggaagatggggaagtctgaccaagtgtgggattacgaagcttgtgacggtccgtcgtggctatgacggtccgtcctgcaggttcgtcgtgaatttcagagaagtgatcccagtacccagattccaagaattgaagtgttttggaacgaagaccctcgacggaccgttgtgcctatgacggtccgtcatacttgccgtcgaggggaatgaagagagcagcagaagaaattgcacaagtatgggatgacggagtccatgacggtccgtcatgaccacgacggtccgtcgcgaggtccgtcgacccagccgcattttggcagatttccagcaattagaatccttgtttaattaggtttttgtttttttataaatagttcgaaaaacctcgttttcgAGGTTAGACACCAGATaattagactcttagattgttaaactccgtattggtaaacattgtattgtgagattcttgataatcattagactttNNNNNNNNNNNNNNNNNNNNNNNNNNNNNNNNNNNNNNNNNNNNNNNNNNNNNNNNNNNNNNNNNNNNNNNNNNNNNNNNNNNNNNNNNNNNNNNNNNNNNNNNNNNNNNNNNNNNNNNNNNNNNNNNNNNNNNNNNNNNNNNNNNNNNNNNNNNNNNNNNNNNNNNNNNNNNNNNNNNNNNNNNNNNNNNNNNNNNNNNNNNNNNNNNNNNNNNNNNNNNNNNNNNNNNNNNNNNNNNNNNNNNNNNNNNNNNNNNNNNNNNNNNNNNNNNNNNNNNNNNNNNNNNNNNNNNNNNNNNNNNNNNNNNNNNNNNNNNNNNNNNNNNNNNNNNNNNNNNNNNNNNNNNNNNNNNNNNNNNNNNNNNNNNNNNNNNNNNNNNNNNNNNNNNNNNNNNNNNNNNNNNNNNNNNNNNNNNNNNNNNNNNNNNNNNNNNNNNNNNNNNNNNNNNNNNNNNNNNNNNNNNNNNNNNNNNNNNNNNNNNNNNNNNNNNNNNNNNNNNNNNNNNNNNNNNNNNNNNNNNNNNNNNNNNNNNNNNNNNNNNNNNNNNNNNNNNNNNNNNNNNNNNNNNN
The window above is part of the Solanum pennellii chromosome 5, SPENNV200 genome. Proteins encoded here:
- the LOC107018724 gene encoding cysteine-rich and transmembrane domain-containing protein WIH1-like isoform X2, whose protein sequence is MSYQHVHEGPYPPPGYAPPPPGPEGYPPPGQPEPFGYYGEAPPPPPPPGPPSYQGYFNDQYPPPDYIHHDQQPDHHSSGCCSFLKGWSTSRMVGQFSISRRKFGYSLLLLFVGAVLQLLLICWMPRF
- the LOC107018724 gene encoding uncharacterized protein Mb2590-like isoform X4, giving the protein MSYQHVHEGPYPPPGYAPPPPGPEGYPPPGQPEPFGYYGEAPPPPPPPGPPSYQGYFNDQYPPPDYIHHDQQPDHHSSGCCSFLKGCMGDPPR
- the LOC107018724 gene encoding cysteine-rich and transmembrane domain-containing protein WIH1-like isoform X1, whose protein sequence is MSYQHVHEGPYPPPGYAPPPPGPEGYPPPGQPEPFGYYGEAPPPPPPPGPPSYQGYFNDQYPPPDYIHHDQQPDHHSSGCCSFLKGWIYRSTSRMVGQFSISRRKFGYSLLLLFVGAVLQLLLICWMPRF
- the LOC107018724 gene encoding cysteine-rich and transmembrane domain-containing protein WIH1-like isoform X3, which translates into the protein MSYQHVHEGPYPPPGYAPPPPGPEGYPPPGQPEPFGYYGEAPPPPPPPGPPSYQGYFNDQYPPPDYIHHDQQPDHHSSGCCSFLKGCLATLCCCCLLEQCCSCF